Proteins encoded within one genomic window of Bacillus thuringiensis:
- a CDS encoding capping complex subunit for YIEGIA, with protein MMLESVILAVITTKPEKFGGGAPLFTCETTEELEFVANNLEAILDGIAHRLQENVYIIVKH; from the coding sequence ATGATGTTAGAAAGCGTTATTCTCGCGGTTATTACAACGAAACCAGAGAAATTTGGAGGTGGTGCTCCTTTGTTTACTTGTGAGACGACAGAGGAACTAGAATTTGTTGCAAATAATTTAGAAGCTATTTTAGATGGTATTGCGCATCGCTTACAAGAGAATGTATATATTATTGTGAAACATTAG
- a CDS encoding NAD(P)H-dependent glycerol-3-phosphate dehydrogenase: MTKITVIGAGSWGTALAMVLADNGHDVRIWGNRTELMDEINTKHENSRYLPGITLPSTIVAYSSLEEALVDVNVVLLVVPTKAYREVLQDMKKYVAGPTIWIHASKGIEPGTSKRISEVIEEEIPENLIKDVVVLSGPSHAEEVGLRQATTVTSAAKRMEAAEEVQDMFMNSYFRVYTNPDIVGVELGGALKNIIALAAGITDGLGLGDNAKAALMTRGLTEIARLGRKMGGNPLTFAGLTGMGDLIVTCTSVHSRNWRAGNMLGKGHSLEEVLESMGMVVEGVRTTKAAHELAEKMEVEMPITAALYDVLFNGNNVKDAVGSLMGRVRKHEVEAIPDLL, translated from the coding sequence ATGACAAAAATCACAGTAATAGGAGCAGGTAGCTGGGGAACAGCGTTAGCGATGGTATTAGCTGACAATGGACATGATGTACGTATTTGGGGAAATCGTACTGAACTTATGGATGAGATTAATACGAAACATGAGAACAGTCGATATCTCCCAGGCATTACATTGCCAAGCACAATCGTAGCCTACTCTTCTTTAGAAGAAGCATTAGTAGATGTAAATGTAGTACTTCTTGTAGTACCGACGAAAGCGTATAGAGAAGTGTTGCAAGATATGAAGAAATATGTAGCAGGTCCGACTATTTGGATTCATGCAAGTAAAGGAATTGAACCTGGTACGTCAAAGCGTATTTCGGAAGTGATTGAGGAAGAAATTCCAGAAAACTTGATTAAAGATGTTGTTGTACTGTCTGGACCAAGTCATGCTGAAGAAGTCGGCTTACGTCAAGCGACAACTGTTACATCTGCAGCAAAGCGTATGGAAGCGGCTGAGGAAGTGCAAGACATGTTTATGAATAGCTACTTCCGTGTATACACAAATCCAGATATCGTTGGAGTTGAGCTTGGCGGTGCGTTAAAAAATATTATCGCATTAGCTGCCGGAATAACTGATGGACTTGGATTAGGTGATAATGCAAAAGCGGCATTAATGACACGTGGTTTAACAGAGATTGCTCGTTTAGGAAGAAAGATGGGTGGAAATCCGTTAACGTTTGCTGGTCTAACTGGAATGGGAGACTTAATAGTAACGTGTACAAGTGTTCATAGCCGCAATTGGCGCGCTGGAAATATGCTTGGAAAAGGACACTCTTTAGAAGAAGTGTTAGAAAGTATGGGTATGGTTGTAGAAGGTGTAAGAACAACGAAAGCTGCTCATGAATTAGCAGAGAAAATGGAAGTTGAAATGCCGATTACAGCTGCTTTATATGACGTACTGTTCAATGGGAATAACGTAAAAGATGCGGTAGGCTCATTAATGGGACGTGTTCGAAAACATGAAGTGGAAGCTATACCTGACTTGCTTTAA
- the menG gene encoding 2-heptaprenyl-1,4-naphthoquinone methyltransferase, producing MQQSKEERVHDVFEKISDKYDVMNSVISFQRHKAWRKETMRIMDVKPGSKALDVCCGTADWTIALAGAVGEQGKVVGLDFSENMLSVGKQKVETLQLKQVELLHGNAMELPFEDNTFDYVTIGFGLRNVPDYMHVLKEMTRVVKPGGKVICLETSQPTMIGFRQGYTLYFKYIMPLFGKLFAKSYKEYSWLQESASTFPGMKELANMFEKAGLERVQVKPFTFGVAAMHLGMKPESK from the coding sequence ATGCAACAATCAAAAGAAGAAAGAGTACATGATGTATTTGAGAAAATCTCTGATAAATACGATGTAATGAATTCTGTAATTAGTTTTCAAAGACATAAAGCATGGCGTAAAGAGACGATGCGCATTATGGATGTAAAACCAGGTAGTAAAGCGCTTGATGTATGCTGCGGGACAGCGGACTGGACAATTGCGCTAGCTGGAGCGGTAGGTGAACAGGGCAAGGTTGTTGGTTTAGACTTCAGTGAAAATATGTTATCTGTCGGTAAGCAAAAGGTAGAAACGTTACAATTAAAACAAGTAGAACTTCTACACGGGAATGCAATGGAACTTCCATTTGAAGATAACACATTTGATTATGTAACGATTGGATTTGGTTTACGTAATGTACCGGATTATATGCACGTATTAAAAGAAATGACACGTGTAGTAAAACCAGGTGGAAAAGTAATTTGTTTGGAAACATCTCAACCAACAATGATTGGTTTTCGACAAGGGTATACTTTATACTTTAAATATATCATGCCGTTATTTGGAAAGTTATTTGCGAAAAGCTATAAAGAATATTCATGGCTACAAGAATCTGCTAGTACATTCCCTGGTATGAAAGAATTGGCTAATATGTTCGAAAAAGCTGGACTTGAACGTGTACAAGTGAAGCCGTTTACTTTTGGGGTAGCAGCGATGCATTTAGGCATGAAACCAGAATCAAAATAG
- the hepT gene encoding heptaprenyl diphosphate synthase component II, with the protein MKLQLMYSFLRSDINVIEKELKRTVASEQPLVEEAALQLIEAGGKRIRPVFVLLAGKFGDYKLDAIKHVAVALELIHMASLVHDDVIDAAFLRRGSATVNAKWGDRIAMYTGDYLFAKSLECITNIEIPEAHQALSHTILEVCKGEIEQIKDKYNYDQNLRTYLRRIKRKTALLIAASCQLGAIAAGASRDTVNRLFWYGYFVGMSYQIIDDILDFVSTEEKLGKPAGGDLLQGNITLPALYAMEDPVLCKKIRSVHENTQADEMKEIIEAVKNSAAIDKAFAFSERYLHKALEIIKPLPRGQAKYALQNVAKYIGKRKF; encoded by the coding sequence ATGAAGTTACAACTTATGTACTCTTTTTTACGATCGGATATTAATGTGATAGAAAAAGAATTAAAAAGAACAGTTGCTTCTGAACAGCCATTAGTAGAAGAGGCGGCATTACAACTTATTGAAGCTGGTGGGAAGCGAATTCGTCCTGTATTTGTGTTGCTTGCGGGGAAATTTGGAGATTATAAGTTAGATGCAATTAAGCATGTAGCTGTTGCGTTAGAACTTATTCATATGGCTTCTCTTGTTCACGATGATGTTATTGATGCTGCATTTTTACGACGTGGTAGCGCAACTGTGAATGCGAAATGGGGAGATCGTATTGCAATGTATACAGGCGATTATCTATTCGCTAAGTCTCTTGAATGTATAACAAATATCGAAATTCCGGAGGCGCATCAGGCGCTATCGCATACCATTTTAGAAGTTTGTAAAGGTGAAATAGAACAAATTAAAGATAAATATAACTATGATCAAAACTTAAGAACGTATTTAAGAAGGATAAAGCGAAAAACAGCGTTATTAATTGCTGCGAGTTGTCAATTAGGAGCAATTGCAGCTGGCGCTAGTCGTGATACGGTAAATCGACTATTTTGGTATGGATATTTTGTAGGAATGTCGTATCAAATTATTGATGACATTCTAGATTTCGTTTCCACAGAAGAGAAGCTTGGGAAACCTGCTGGCGGAGATTTGTTACAAGGAAATATTACGCTTCCTGCCCTATACGCTATGGAAGATCCAGTGCTTTGTAAGAAAATCAGATCTGTACACGAAAATACACAAGCGGATGAAATGAAAGAAATTATTGAGGCTGTAAAGAATAGTGCTGCTATTGATAAAGCATTTGCGTTTAGTGAACGTTATTTACATAAAGCATTAGAAATTATAAAACCACTCCCACGTGGACAAGCGAAGTATGCATTACAAAATGTAGCAAAGTATATTGGGAAACGAAAATTTTAG
- a CDS encoding heptaprenyl diphosphate synthase component 1: MCDIYGGYAGIREKLMEKLRHPYFINYIEEPFIDEEKIALLYGALKSANLHIEQIEHYVVTIMLVQIALDTHERVSNKAGEEANESHKRRQLTVLAGDYYSGLYYYLLSMNRDIVLIRALAEGIKEINEHKIMLYQKAHKTMDDIMESVVTIESALLQKTCDHFHVSHWKPFITYVLGKNRLQKECELYVDKQHSPVFQAVQGILNDKADVETVINGWKMELRKKENQFLENHTDISEINSVLRDKSKT, encoded by the coding sequence GTGTGTGACATCTACGGAGGGTATGCGGGTATAAGAGAGAAATTGATGGAGAAATTACGCCATCCTTATTTTATAAACTATATTGAAGAACCATTTATTGATGAAGAAAAAATAGCATTGTTATATGGTGCTTTAAAAAGTGCAAATTTACATATAGAACAAATTGAGCATTATGTAGTAACGATTATGCTTGTACAAATTGCGCTTGATACACATGAAAGAGTATCAAATAAAGCAGGGGAAGAAGCAAATGAATCGCATAAACGTCGCCAGTTAACAGTACTTGCTGGTGATTACTATAGCGGGTTATATTATTACTTATTGTCTATGAATCGTGATATTGTTTTAATTCGTGCGCTTGCTGAAGGAATTAAAGAAATTAATGAACACAAAATAATGTTATATCAAAAAGCGCATAAAACGATGGATGACATAATGGAAAGTGTAGTAACGATTGAGTCTGCACTCTTGCAAAAAACATGTGATCATTTTCATGTATCGCATTGGAAGCCGTTTATAACGTATGTACTAGGAAAAAATCGTCTTCAAAAAGAATGTGAACTATATGTTGATAAACAACATTCACCTGTTTTTCAAGCAGTTCAAGGAATTTTGAACGATAAAGCGGATGTAGAAACAGTTATTAATGGATGGAAGATGGAACTCAGAAAGAAAGAAAATCAATTTTTAGAAAATCACACAGATATAAGCGAAATAAACTCTGTGTTAAGAGATAAATCGAAGACATAA
- the der gene encoding ribosome biogenesis GTPase Der: MPKPVIAIVGRPNVGKSTIFNRIVGERVSIVEDIPGITRDRIYSAGEWLNHEFNIIDTGGIDIGDEPFLTQIRQQAEVAIDEADVIIFMTNGRDGVTAADEEVAKILYRSKKPIVLAVNKVDNPEMRSDIYDFYALGFGEPFPISGTHGLGLGDLLDEAAKHFPKIEEEAYDDETIRFSLIGRPNVGKSSLVNALLGQERVIVSNIAGTTRDAVDTPYSKDGQDYVIIDTAGMRKKGKVYESTEKYSVLRALRAIERSDVVLVVLDGEEGIIEQDKKIAGYAHDSGRAVIIVVNKWDAVKKDEKTMKAFEENIRAHFQFLEYAPIVFLSAKTKKRTQTLLPVINEVNESHSIRIQTNVLNDVIMDAVAMNPTPTHNGSRLKIFYATQVAVKPPTFVVFVNDTELMHFSYERFLKNRLREAFGFVGTPIHIIARARD, encoded by the coding sequence ATGCCGAAACCAGTAATAGCAATAGTAGGCCGCCCGAACGTAGGAAAATCTACTATTTTCAATAGAATTGTTGGAGAAAGAGTTTCAATTGTAGAAGATATACCAGGTATAACGCGAGACCGTATTTATAGTGCGGGAGAATGGTTAAATCATGAGTTTAACATTATTGATACAGGTGGAATTGATATTGGAGACGAGCCATTTTTGACACAAATTCGTCAACAGGCGGAAGTAGCGATTGATGAAGCAGATGTTATCATTTTTATGACGAATGGTCGAGATGGTGTAACTGCAGCAGATGAAGAAGTTGCTAAAATTTTATACCGCTCTAAAAAACCAATTGTACTTGCGGTAAATAAGGTTGATAATCCAGAGATGCGTAGTGATATTTATGATTTCTATGCATTAGGATTTGGCGAGCCATTCCCGATTTCAGGTACACACGGTTTAGGACTTGGTGATTTGTTAGATGAAGCTGCAAAGCATTTTCCAAAGATTGAAGAAGAAGCGTATGACGATGAAACAATCCGTTTCTCTTTAATTGGACGTCCAAACGTAGGGAAATCATCACTTGTAAATGCACTTCTTGGTCAAGAACGTGTAATTGTAAGTAATATAGCGGGAACGACACGTGATGCGGTTGATACACCATATAGCAAAGATGGTCAAGATTATGTAATCATCGATACAGCTGGTATGCGTAAAAAAGGGAAAGTATACGAAAGTACAGAAAAATATAGTGTACTTCGTGCACTTAGAGCGATTGAACGTTCTGACGTTGTTTTAGTCGTTTTAGACGGAGAAGAAGGAATTATTGAACAAGATAAAAAAATCGCTGGATATGCTCATGATTCAGGACGTGCTGTTATTATCGTCGTAAACAAATGGGATGCCGTGAAAAAAGATGAAAAAACAATGAAAGCATTTGAAGAAAACATTCGTGCTCATTTCCAATTTTTAGAGTATGCGCCGATTGTATTCTTGTCTGCGAAAACGAAAAAACGTACACAAACATTATTACCAGTTATTAATGAAGTAAATGAAAGTCATAGTATCCGTATTCAAACGAACGTATTAAATGATGTAATTATGGATGCGGTAGCGATGAATCCAACGCCGACTCATAATGGTAGCCGTCTGAAAATCTTCTATGCAACACAAGTTGCGGTAAAACCACCAACATTTGTTGTGTTTGTAAACGATACAGAATTAATGCACTTTTCATATGAGCGCTTCTTAAAGAATCGTTTACGTGAAGCGTTCGGTTTTGTAGGAACGCCGATTCACATTATCGCTAGAGCAAGAGACTAA
- the ndk gene encoding nucleoside-diphosphate kinase, with product MEKTFLMVKPDGVQRAFIGEIVARFEKKGFQLVGAKLMQVTPEIAGQHYAEHTEKPFFGELVDFITSGPVFAMVWQGEGVVDTARNMMGKTRPHEAAPGTIRGDFGVTVAKNIIHGSDSLESAEREIAIFFKEEELVDYSKLMNEWIY from the coding sequence ATGGAAAAAACATTTCTAATGGTTAAACCAGACGGTGTACAACGTGCCTTCATTGGGGAAATTGTAGCTCGTTTTGAGAAGAAGGGCTTTCAATTAGTTGGTGCAAAATTAATGCAAGTTACTCCGGAAATTGCTGGACAACACTATGCTGAGCACACAGAAAAACCTTTCTTTGGTGAATTAGTAGACTTTATTACATCTGGCCCTGTATTTGCAATGGTATGGCAAGGTGAAGGTGTAGTAGATACAGCTCGTAACATGATGGGTAAAACAAGACCACATGAAGCAGCTCCTGGAACAATTCGTGGAGATTTCGGTGTAACTGTTGCGAAAAACATTATCCATGGTTCTGATTCGTTAGAAAGTGCAGAGCGCGAGATTGCTATTTTCTTTAAAGAAGAAGAATTAGTTGACTACTCAAAATTAATGAATGAATGGATTTACTAA
- the spoIVA gene encoding stage IV sporulation protein A — MEKVDIFKDIAERTGGDIYFGVVGAVRTGKSTFIKKFMELVVIPNIENESDRQRAQDELPQSAAGRTIMTTEPKFVPNQAVSIEVDEGLEVNIRLVDCVGYTVPGAKGYEDENGPRMINTPWYEEPIPFHEAAEIGTRKVIQEHSTIGVVITTDGTIGEIPRRDYIEAEERVVNELKEVGKPFIMIINTVQPYHPDTEQLRQSLSEEYDIPVIAMSVESLRETDVYNVLREALFEFPVLEVNVNLPSWVMVLNEGHWLRQSYQEAVQETVKDIKRLRDVDRVVWQFSQYEFIDRASLAGIDMGQGVAEIDLYAPDELYDQILKEVVGVEIRGKDHLLKLMLDLSHAKVEYDQVADALRMVKQTGYGVAAPALADMSLDEPEIIRHGSRFGVKLKAVAPSIHMIKVDVESTFEPIIGTEKQSEELVRYLMQDFEDDPLSIWNSDIFGRSLSSIVREGIQAKLSLMPENARYKLKETLERIINEGSGGLIAIIL, encoded by the coding sequence TTGGAAAAGGTAGATATTTTTAAAGATATTGCGGAACGCACAGGCGGTGATATTTATTTTGGAGTTGTAGGAGCTGTTCGAACAGGGAAATCAACATTTATTAAAAAATTTATGGAACTTGTAGTTATTCCTAATATTGAGAATGAGTCTGACCGTCAAAGGGCGCAGGATGAACTGCCTCAAAGTGCTGCTGGACGTACAATCATGACGACGGAACCGAAGTTTGTTCCAAACCAAGCGGTTTCTATCGAAGTAGATGAAGGTCTTGAAGTGAATATTCGATTGGTAGATTGCGTCGGATATACGGTTCCAGGAGCAAAAGGCTATGAAGATGAGAATGGCCCGCGCATGATTAATACTCCTTGGTATGAAGAACCTATTCCGTTCCATGAAGCTGCAGAAATCGGAACACGTAAAGTAATTCAGGAACATTCAACAATTGGTGTTGTGATTACAACAGATGGAACGATTGGTGAAATTCCAAGAAGAGATTATATAGAGGCAGAGGAACGCGTAGTAAATGAGTTAAAAGAGGTAGGAAAACCTTTCATTATGATCATTAACACTGTACAGCCGTATCATCCAGATACAGAGCAATTGCGTCAAAGTTTATCTGAGGAATATGATATCCCAGTCATTGCAATGAGTGTCGAAAGTTTAAGAGAAACAGATGTGTACAATGTGCTTCGAGAGGCGTTATTTGAATTCCCTGTTTTAGAAGTGAATGTTAACCTTCCGAGCTGGGTAATGGTGCTAAATGAAGGGCATTGGTTACGCCAAAGTTATCAAGAAGCCGTTCAGGAGACTGTCAAGGATATAAAACGTCTTCGTGATGTGGACCGTGTTGTTTGGCAGTTTAGTCAGTATGAATTTATTGATCGAGCGAGCCTAGCTGGCATTGATATGGGGCAAGGTGTAGCAGAGATTGATTTATATGCACCAGATGAATTATATGATCAAATTTTAAAAGAAGTAGTAGGGGTAGAAATTCGAGGGAAAGATCATTTATTGAAACTTATGCTCGATTTGTCTCATGCGAAAGTAGAATACGATCAAGTGGCGGATGCCCTGCGTATGGTAAAGCAAACAGGATATGGTGTAGCGGCGCCTGCGCTAGCTGATATGAGCTTAGATGAGCCGGAAATTATTCGTCACGGTTCAAGGTTTGGTGTGAAATTAAAAGCTGTAGCTCCGTCTATTCATATGATTAAAGTAGATGTGGAGTCTACGTTTGAGCCAATCATTGGTACGGAAAAGCAAAGTGAAGAACTAGTTCGTTACTTAATGCAAGATTTTGAAGATGACCCATTATCAATTTGGAATTCTGATATATTTGGACGTTCGCTTAGCTCTATTGTTCGAGAAGGTATTCAAGCGAAACTATCTTTAATGCCAGAAAATGCGAGATATAAATTAAAAGAAACGCTAGAAAGAATTATTAATGAAGGATCTGGCGGATTAATTGCGATTATATTATAA
- the folE gene encoding GTP cyclohydrolase I FolE, with amino-acid sequence MAKVNLEQIEHAVRLILEAIGDDPNREGVLDTPKRVAKMYAEVFAGMHEDPKEHLHKVFGEDHEELVLVKDIPFYSMCEHHLVPFYGVAHVAYIPQGGKVTGLSKLARTVDTIARRPQLQERITSTVANSIMEVLEPHGVMVVVEAEHMCMTMRGVKKPGAKTVTTAVRGVLENDAAARSEILSFIKTK; translated from the coding sequence ATGGCAAAAGTTAATTTAGAACAAATTGAACATGCAGTACGCCTTATTTTAGAGGCGATCGGAGATGATCCAAATCGTGAGGGAGTACTTGATACACCAAAGCGTGTTGCAAAAATGTACGCAGAAGTGTTCGCGGGTATGCATGAAGATCCGAAAGAACATTTGCATAAAGTGTTCGGAGAAGATCACGAGGAGCTTGTATTAGTAAAAGATATACCGTTTTATTCGATGTGTGAGCATCATTTAGTTCCATTCTATGGAGTTGCTCACGTTGCATATATTCCGCAAGGCGGAAAAGTGACAGGATTAAGTAAATTAGCTCGTACTGTAGATACAATTGCACGTCGTCCACAACTACAAGAACGTATTACATCAACAGTAGCGAACTCTATTATGGAAGTACTAGAGCCGCATGGTGTAATGGTAGTAGTAGAAGCGGAACATATGTGTATGACGATGCGTGGTGTGAAAAAGCCAGGTGCGAAAACAGTAACAACAGCAGTACGTGGTGTGCTAGAAAATGATGCTGCGGCACGTAGTGAAATTTTATCTTTTATTAAAACGAAGTAA
- a CDS encoding DUF2768 domain-containing protein, with product MSEGLIKMWFALGAIGFMFFAVSFILLSRYKIKNKFLKGITALVAYTLMIVSGIVIFLVVFSGPVQQ from the coding sequence ATGTCGGAAGGGCTTATAAAAATGTGGTTTGCTTTAGGGGCAATTGGATTTATGTTTTTTGCAGTAAGTTTTATTTTACTAAGTAGATATAAAATAAAGAATAAATTTTTGAAAGGGATTACAGCGTTAGTAGCGTACACCCTTATGATTGTGTCAGGAATTGTTATTTTTCTTGTTGTATTTAGTGGACCTGTACAGCAGTAA
- a CDS encoding HU family DNA-binding protein, producing MNKTDLINAVAEASSLSKKDATKAVDAVFDSILEALKQGDKVQLIGFGNFEVRERAARKGRNPQTGEEIEIAASKVPAFKPGKALKDAVK from the coding sequence ATGAACAAGACAGATTTAATCAATGCTGTTGCAGAAGCAAGTTCCCTTTCTAAAAAGGACGCAACAAAAGCAGTAGACGCTGTTTTTGATTCTATCTTAGAAGCTTTAAAACAAGGTGATAAAGTACAACTGATCGGATTCGGTAACTTCGAAGTTCGTGAGCGTGCGGCTCGTAAAGGTCGTAACCCACAAACAGGTGAGGAGATTGAAATCGCTGCAAGTAAAGTACCTGCATTCAAACCTGGTAAAGCGTTAAAAGATGCGGTTAAATAA
- a CDS encoding YIEGIA family protein: MTEYTPAILCGVIAGTVTRVLMLRTDTRQYPTRLHGKIIHIAMGLIAAALGAIAIPSILKKDFSAITFLTLAATQFRDVRNMERNTLQQLDGYELVPRGNTYIEGIALVFESRNYLAMLTSFATTFAYIGFRSWVAGVIMAIIAFFIAKKLMSGKRLHDLVEIEHVPLRFEGAGLYIDNIYIMNIGLPARQEEIMKYGMGFILKPKSIDAMVTIANLGQRQAILHDVSVALGIYRDSGTPALVPLAKRDLEDGRVGIFVLPQDQDAEKAIGVIGNVPTLESAVHMSSEAPKGRGDKR; encoded by the coding sequence ATGACTGAATATACACCGGCCATTTTATGTGGCGTAATAGCGGGGACAGTAACGAGAGTGTTAATGCTCCGGACAGATACGCGGCAATATCCGACGAGGCTCCATGGGAAAATTATTCACATTGCGATGGGGTTAATTGCAGCGGCCTTAGGAGCAATTGCGATCCCGTCAATTTTGAAAAAAGATTTTTCTGCCATTACGTTTCTTACGTTAGCAGCAACACAGTTTCGTGATGTACGTAATATGGAAAGAAATACACTCCAACAATTAGATGGATATGAGCTCGTGCCACGTGGAAATACATACATTGAAGGAATTGCATTAGTTTTTGAAAGTCGTAACTATTTGGCGATGTTAACGTCGTTTGCAACGACGTTTGCGTATATAGGATTCCGTTCATGGGTTGCTGGAGTAATTATGGCTATAATCGCATTTTTTATCGCGAAAAAATTAATGTCTGGTAAGAGGTTACATGATCTTGTTGAAATCGAGCATGTTCCGCTTCGTTTTGAAGGGGCGGGGCTATATATTGATAATATTTACATTATGAATATTGGATTGCCAGCAAGACAAGAGGAAATTATGAAATATGGAATGGGTTTTATTCTAAAGCCGAAGTCAATTGATGCGATGGTTACAATTGCAAATTTAGGGCAACGACAAGCTATTTTGCACGATGTTTCTGTTGCTTTAGGGATATATAGAGATTCTGGTACACCAGCGCTTGTACCGTTAGCAAAGCGTGATTTAGAGGATGGAAGAGTTGGGATCTTTGTCTTGCCACAAGATCAAGATGCAGAGAAAGCGATAGGCGTCATAGGGAATGTGCCGACGTTAGAGAGTGCCGTTCATATGTCATCGGAAGCCCCGAAAGGAAGGGGAGATAAGAGATGA
- the aroC gene encoding chorismate synthase, which produces MRYITAGESHGPQLTTIIEGVPAGLPLVADDINEELARRQKGYGRGRRMQIETDQAQIVSGVRHGETLGSPIALVVENRDFAHWTKIMGAEPLTEQEEKEMKRKVTKPRPGHADLNGAIKYGHRDMRNVLERSSARETTVRVAAGAVAKKVLAELGITVAGHVIEIGGVQAKETTYRSIEELKSITEASPVRCLDEEAGNQMIKAIDDAKANGDSIGGIVEVIVEGMPIGVGSYVHYDRKLDAKLAAAIMSINAFKGVEIGIGFEAAHRPGSEVHDEILWNEECGYTRRTNNAGGLEGGMTTGMPIVVRGVMKPIPTLYKPLQSVDIDTKEPFTASIERSDSCAVPAASVVAEAVVAWELATALIEQFGLDRMDLIRENIEKHNEYARGF; this is translated from the coding sequence ATGCGATATATTACAGCTGGTGAATCTCATGGTCCACAACTTACAACGATTATAGAAGGTGTACCAGCAGGACTACCTTTAGTAGCGGATGATATAAATGAAGAGTTAGCTAGAAGGCAAAAGGGATATGGGCGTGGTAGACGCATGCAAATTGAAACGGATCAAGCGCAAATCGTAAGTGGTGTTAGACATGGAGAGACATTAGGTTCTCCAATTGCACTTGTTGTTGAAAACCGTGATTTTGCACATTGGACAAAAATTATGGGTGCAGAGCCGTTAACGGAACAAGAAGAAAAAGAAATGAAAAGGAAAGTAACAAAACCAAGACCTGGACATGCTGATTTAAATGGTGCGATTAAATACGGGCATAGAGATATGAGAAATGTACTGGAACGTTCTTCAGCTCGTGAAACAACAGTACGTGTTGCTGCTGGTGCGGTTGCAAAAAAAGTGTTAGCGGAACTTGGTATTACAGTAGCGGGCCATGTAATTGAAATTGGCGGTGTACAAGCTAAGGAGACTACGTATCGTTCAATTGAAGAATTAAAAAGCATTACAGAAGCATCACCGGTACGTTGTTTAGATGAAGAAGCTGGTAACCAAATGATTAAAGCAATTGATGATGCGAAAGCAAATGGTGATTCAATCGGTGGCATTGTTGAAGTAATTGTGGAAGGCATGCCAATTGGAGTAGGGAGCTATGTGCATTATGATCGAAAACTGGATGCAAAATTAGCAGCCGCAATTATGAGCATTAATGCCTTTAAAGGTGTTGAGATTGGAATTGGTTTTGAAGCAGCACATAGACCGGGTAGCGAAGTTCATGATGAAATTCTTTGGAATGAAGAGTGTGGGTATACACGAAGAACAAATAATGCAGGTGGATTAGAAGGTGGTATGACGACTGGAATGCCAATTGTTGTGCGCGGTGTGATGAAACCGATACCTACACTATATAAACCTCTTCAAAGTGTCGATATTGATACGAAAGAGCCTTTTACAGCAAGTATTGAACGTTCAGATAGTTGTGCTGTTCCGGCAGCTAGTGTCGTTGCAGAAGCGGTTGTAGCTTGGGAATTAGCTACAGCTTTAATAGAACAATTCGGATTAGATCGTATGGACCTTATTCGTGAAAATATTGAGAAACATAATGAATATGCGAGGGGATTTTAA
- a CDS encoding stage VI sporulation protein F: protein MDNNIFNNIEKEAKVNKEDIFKLASSVQNANLRDETVLRQLIHQVALMAGREVPKEQEDQIVKAIINNNMPADFGSLSKMFKK, encoded by the coding sequence ATGGATAATAACATTTTTAATAACATTGAAAAAGAAGCGAAAGTGAATAAAGAAGATATTTTTAAATTAGCATCATCTGTACAAAATGCGAATTTACGTGATGAGACTGTACTTCGTCAATTGATTCATCAAGTGGCTCTTATGGCAGGACGTGAAGTGCCGAAAGAACAAGAGGATCAAATTGTAAAAGCGATTATTAACAATAATATGCCGGCAGATTTTGGCTCGTTAAGCAAAATGTTTAAAAAATAA